The Methylobacterium sp. PvR107 genome contains a region encoding:
- a CDS encoding amidase family protein, translating to MSNDLNFMTALELRRLIATRAVSPVELTERALTRAEASQSTLNAFCHLMPEEARAAAKRAEEAVMRGAPLGLLHGLPVSVKDLIAVANAPYASGSRAMAGNIAAADAPSVERLRAAGAIIIGKTTTSEFGAKPVGDSPLTGITRHPWDLTKTPGGSSAGAAASVAAGITPFALGTDGGGSLRIPAALTGLVGLKAQFGRVPVWPTSATPTLAHVGSLARNVADAALLTSAVAGHDPRDPFAVAGPVPDLLGAAKASVAGLRVAWSATLGYARPTPEVAAIAGAAAMALADQGAIVDEVEAVFESDPADLWTAEFYAGIGTRLRGVLESRRDLLDPAVADVLDAALAQEMRSYYETVFARYALRDRMVSFFTNYDVLLSPTLPISSLEAGRNIPDGLEDRSLVSWAFYTYPFNLTGQPAASVCAGIASDGMPVGIQVVGPNLGEFDVVRAAAAIERTRPRDYNLRPFTRQ from the coding sequence ATGTCGAACGACCTCAACTTCATGACCGCGCTTGAGCTGAGACGCCTCATTGCGACCCGCGCGGTGTCGCCGGTGGAACTCACGGAGCGAGCCCTCACACGGGCGGAGGCCAGCCAAAGCACGCTGAACGCCTTCTGCCACCTGATGCCGGAAGAGGCCCGTGCCGCGGCCAAGCGCGCCGAAGAGGCGGTGATGCGCGGCGCCCCGCTCGGGCTCCTCCACGGGCTGCCAGTCTCGGTGAAGGACTTGATCGCCGTCGCGAACGCACCGTACGCCTCCGGCTCGCGCGCCATGGCGGGGAACATCGCCGCGGCCGACGCCCCTTCGGTCGAAAGACTCCGCGCGGCAGGCGCGATCATCATCGGCAAGACTACGACGAGCGAATTCGGAGCCAAGCCCGTGGGCGACTCGCCGCTCACCGGCATAACCCGGCATCCCTGGGACCTAACGAAGACGCCGGGTGGATCGAGCGCCGGGGCGGCCGCATCGGTGGCGGCCGGAATTACGCCCTTCGCACTAGGCACCGACGGCGGCGGCTCCCTGCGCATCCCAGCCGCGCTCACCGGCCTCGTCGGGCTCAAGGCGCAGTTCGGACGCGTGCCGGTCTGGCCGACCTCTGCGACGCCCACCCTGGCCCATGTCGGCTCTCTCGCGCGCAACGTGGCCGATGCCGCCCTGCTGACGAGTGCGGTTGCCGGCCACGACCCGCGCGATCCGTTCGCGGTGGCCGGGCCCGTGCCCGACCTTCTCGGCGCGGCCAAGGCTTCCGTGGCCGGTCTACGGGTCGCCTGGAGTGCGACCCTCGGCTACGCGCGGCCAACCCCCGAAGTCGCCGCCATCGCCGGTGCCGCGGCGATGGCGCTGGCGGACCAGGGCGCGATCGTGGATGAGGTCGAAGCCGTCTTCGAGTCCGACCCGGCAGATCTTTGGACCGCTGAGTTCTACGCCGGCATCGGCACACGGCTGCGCGGTGTCCTCGAATCCCGCCGCGATCTCCTGGACCCGGCCGTGGCCGACGTGCTCGACGCCGCACTCGCACAGGAGATGCGCAGCTATTACGAAACCGTATTCGCGCGCTATGCGCTGCGAGATCGGATGGTCAGCTTCTTTACCAACTACGATGTCCTTCTGTCGCCAACACTGCCTATCTCGTCCTTGGAAGCAGGGCGGAACATTCCAGACGGGCTGGAAGATCGCAGCCTCGTCTCGTGGGCCTTCTACACTTATCCCTTCAACCTCACTGGGCAGCCCGCAGCATCAGTTTGCGCGGGGATTGCCTCGGACGGGATGCCCGTCGGCATCCAGGTCGTGGGCCCCAACCTCGGCGAGTTCGACGTGGTGCGGGCGGCTGCGGCGATCGAGCGAACGAGGCCGCGGGACTATAATCTTCGGCCGTTTACAAGACAGTGA
- a CDS encoding cyclase family protein, with amino-acid sequence MPQRVVDLSLLIEDNMPAHKLFQRPVLTTHLSHESSAALGLGVPGDAMTFQTNFIAMLDHVGTHVDAFLHVNPNGQPVDEMPLEMFMGKAVCFDLRHIPDLGDITVADMEAAEAKSGVKIDGHIVLLCTGFHARNYPSLDSVWKNPLLTAEATKWLYERGSKMQGVEGPSTDKPSDNIFAQHRLCRDLGMSHWEWLVNLDELLGKGEVQFFGVPLKFKGGSGSPVRAFAIVND; translated from the coding sequence ATGCCCCAGCGCGTCGTCGATCTAAGCCTCCTGATTGAAGACAACATGCCGGCCCACAAGCTCTTCCAGCGGCCGGTGCTCACCACTCATCTCAGCCACGAGAGCTCGGCAGCCCTCGGACTCGGCGTCCCCGGCGACGCGATGACCTTCCAGACCAACTTCATCGCGATGCTCGATCACGTCGGCACCCACGTGGACGCGTTCCTGCACGTGAACCCGAACGGCCAGCCCGTCGACGAGATGCCGCTGGAGATGTTCATGGGCAAGGCCGTCTGCTTCGACCTGCGCCATATCCCAGACCTCGGTGACATCACTGTCGCCGACATGGAGGCGGCCGAGGCCAAAAGCGGCGTGAAGATTGACGGTCACATCGTCCTGCTCTGCACCGGCTTCCACGCCCGCAACTATCCGAGCCTCGACTCGGTGTGGAAGAACCCGCTGCTCACAGCTGAAGCGACGAAGTGGCTGTATGAGCGCGGCTCGAAGATGCAGGGGGTCGAAGGTCCCTCGACCGATAAGCCGAGCGACAACATCTTCGCCCAGCACCGCCTCTGCCGCGATCTCGGCATGAGCCATTGGGAGTGGCTGGTGAACCTGGACGAGCTTCTGGGGAAGGGTGAGGTGCAGTTCTTCGGCGTCCCGCTGAAGTTCAAGGGCGGCTCCGGCTCGCCGGTCCGCGCCTTCGCCATCGTCAACGACTGA
- a CDS encoding ABC transporter ATP-binding protein encodes MVDEPLLVVENLEVRYGAATALRGASLTVRRGQLVAVIGNNGAGKTSLMRGLTGLVRPSGGRVLFKGEEVTRLPAHAKVARGLAMVPEGRLIFPDQTVEDNLILGAYTHGGLRTARAKQTLERALALFPRLRERLRQPAGSMSGGEQQMLAIARGLMAEPDLLVIDELSLGLAPRIVEQLIGVLRDLNRQGLTILLVEQLASYALAIADHAYVVAQGRVVRDGPSGLLARDPEVMETFLGKKKAA; translated from the coding sequence ATGGTCGACGAGCCCCTGCTCGTGGTCGAGAACTTGGAAGTCCGCTACGGCGCGGCAACAGCCCTCCGCGGTGCAAGCCTGACCGTACGGCGCGGCCAGCTGGTCGCCGTGATCGGCAACAACGGGGCTGGGAAGACCTCGCTCATGCGCGGCCTCACCGGGCTCGTGCGACCGAGCGGAGGTCGCGTCCTGTTCAAGGGCGAGGAGGTCACGCGGCTACCCGCCCATGCCAAGGTCGCGCGCGGTCTCGCCATGGTTCCCGAGGGACGCCTGATCTTCCCGGACCAGACCGTCGAGGACAACCTGATCCTCGGTGCCTACACCCACGGCGGCCTCAGGACCGCGCGGGCGAAGCAGACGCTCGAGCGAGCATTGGCCCTCTTTCCACGCCTGCGCGAGCGGTTGCGTCAGCCCGCCGGCAGCATGTCGGGCGGCGAGCAGCAGATGCTCGCCATCGCCCGCGGCCTGATGGCCGAGCCCGACCTCCTCGTCATCGACGAACTCTCCCTCGGCCTCGCGCCGCGGATCGTCGAACAACTGATCGGCGTCTTGCGCGACCTCAACCGCCAGGGCCTCACCATTCTTCTCGTCGAGCAACTCGCATCCTACGCGCTCGCCATCGCCGACCATGCCTACGTGGTGGCGCAGGGGCGCGTGGTGCGGGACGGCCCGAGCGGGCTTCTCGCCCGCGATCCGGAGGTCATGGAGACCTTTCTCGGCAAGAAGAAAGCCGCCTGA
- a CDS encoding ABC transporter permease subunit, producing MKTLHLLGFALLAAILVAVPLTSGNEYELRLFMLFLIYGVIAVGLNVLVGLTGLVSLGQAGLFALGAYTGAILAIRFGLDLVLASVGAALVAGLFGAALAYPSVRVRGVYLAVVTIAFGLIVENVAIEWQSLTGGTTGLTGIPAPNLFGYPLSGYAFYAVLAVTLLLATLATHNLKHSGYGRAMLAVAQSETAARSLGIGATGIRTLAFAVAAVTAGIAGSFYAFLNAYISPDIFTFSDSVRFLLMVILGGAASTFGPVLGAFILTYLPEVLQRFAEWQKFAYGALLLAVMFGLPGGILGTLGQLYARLRPGPRGVDPAEGIAAAETLAGREPASLETAGLTVRFGGLTALSAASIRVAPGEIHALIGPNGAGKSTFVNTISGFYRPSEGGVQLDGTDLAGRKVHGIARLGLARTFQNTELFGQMTVLENVLVGGFSHHGYGLPGAILRTPRFRREEAACRAAAIGLLDFVGLSEAANEQARFLPFGHQRRLEIARALATRPRLLLLDEPAAGLTTQEIDELEGMIRKIAGLGVSVLLIEHHVDLIMAVADTVTVLDYGQIIASDRPEAVQSDPRVIEAYFGGPSAILDEEAA from the coding sequence ATGAAGACGCTCCACCTCCTCGGCTTCGCGCTGCTCGCGGCCATCCTCGTCGCCGTCCCGCTCACCTCCGGCAACGAGTACGAACTGCGCCTGTTCATGCTGTTCCTGATCTACGGCGTGATCGCGGTCGGCCTGAACGTCCTCGTCGGTCTCACCGGCCTCGTCTCTCTGGGCCAGGCGGGTCTGTTCGCGCTCGGCGCCTATACCGGCGCGATCCTGGCGATCCGGTTCGGCCTCGACCTCGTCCTTGCGAGCGTCGGCGCCGCTCTGGTCGCCGGCCTCTTCGGCGCGGCGCTCGCCTATCCGAGCGTGCGGGTGCGGGGCGTCTATCTCGCGGTGGTGACGATCGCGTTCGGCCTCATCGTCGAGAACGTCGCCATCGAGTGGCAGAGCCTCACCGGCGGCACCACGGGGCTCACCGGCATCCCGGCCCCGAACCTTTTCGGGTATCCGCTCTCCGGCTACGCGTTCTACGCGGTGCTCGCGGTCACGCTCCTCCTCGCCACGCTGGCGACGCACAACCTGAAGCACTCGGGCTACGGCCGCGCCATGCTGGCGGTCGCCCAGAGCGAGACGGCCGCACGCAGCCTCGGCATCGGCGCGACCGGGATCCGCACGCTCGCCTTCGCGGTCGCGGCGGTCACGGCGGGGATCGCCGGCAGCTTCTACGCCTTCCTCAACGCCTACATCTCGCCCGACATCTTCACCTTCTCCGATTCCGTCCGCTTCCTGCTGATGGTGATCCTGGGGGGAGCGGCCTCGACCTTCGGGCCGGTGCTCGGGGCCTTCATCCTCACCTACCTGCCGGAGGTGCTGCAGCGCTTCGCCGAGTGGCAGAAGTTCGCCTATGGCGCCCTGCTCCTGGCCGTGATGTTCGGCCTGCCGGGCGGCATCCTCGGCACACTGGGCCAGCTCTACGCCCGCCTGCGCCCCGGCCCCCGCGGCGTCGATCCGGCCGAGGGGATCGCCGCCGCCGAGACCCTGGCGGGCCGCGAGCCCGCGAGCCTCGAGACCGCCGGCCTCACCGTTCGCTTCGGCGGCCTCACGGCGCTGAGCGCCGCGAGCATCCGAGTCGCCCCGGGCGAGATCCACGCCCTGATCGGTCCGAACGGGGCCGGCAAGTCGACCTTCGTCAACACGATCTCGGGCTTCTACCGGCCGAGCGAGGGAGGCGTGCAACTCGACGGTACTGATCTCGCCGGTCGCAAGGTTCACGGCATCGCTCGCCTCGGTCTCGCCCGCACGTTCCAGAACACCGAGCTCTTCGGGCAGATGACGGTGCTTGAGAACGTCTTGGTGGGCGGCTTCAGCCATCACGGCTACGGCCTCCCGGGCGCGATCCTGCGGACGCCCCGCTTCCGCCGCGAGGAGGCCGCCTGCCGCGCGGCCGCGATCGGCCTGCTCGACTTCGTGGGCTTGAGCGAGGCGGCCAACGAGCAGGCGCGCTTCCTGCCCTTCGGTCACCAGCGCCGGCTCGAGATCGCCCGAGCTCTCGCAACGCGGCCGCGCCTGCTGCTCCTCGACGAACCCGCCGCCGGCCTGACCACCCAGGAGATCGACGAACTGGAAGGCATGATCCGGAAGATCGCGGGTCTCGGCGTCTCGGTGCTCCTGATCGAGCATCACGTCGACCTCATCATGGCGGTCGCCGACACCGTGACGGTACTCGACTACGGACAGATCATCGCGAGCGACCGTCCGGAGGCGGTGCAGTCCGATCCGCGGGTCATCGAAGCCTATTTCGGCGGCCCGTCCGCCATCCTCGATGAGGAGGCAGCCTGA
- a CDS encoding branched-chain amino acid ABC transporter permease: MTTALQYILSGLAIGGIYALVALGFHIMWSAAKAVNFAHGDTLMIGAVLAVMGVDAGLPQPLACLLAILAGALFGVVLERFAVRPFIGANASIGWMLTTIAVGIMAESLATMQFGGFSRPLPSPGVARAISIFGAGVYPQELVIPAVAVLVMIALHVMQRHTLVGRAMQAVAHNRQAAALMGIDVDRIVMFSFGLAALLGAGAGVLVAPVIQASASMGVLLGLKGFAVAIIGGITSGPGVVLAGLAFGIMEKFVEGYISTAAREIIGFSAMILVLLAFPQGLFGRREIFKV; encoded by the coding sequence ATGACGACCGCCCTGCAATACATCCTCTCGGGCCTCGCGATCGGAGGCATCTATGCCCTGGTCGCGCTCGGCTTCCACATCATGTGGTCGGCCGCCAAGGCCGTGAACTTCGCCCACGGCGACACCCTGATGATCGGCGCCGTGCTCGCGGTGATGGGCGTCGATGCCGGCCTGCCGCAGCCGCTCGCCTGCCTGCTGGCGATCCTGGCTGGGGCCCTGTTCGGCGTCGTGCTGGAGCGTTTCGCGGTGCGGCCCTTCATCGGCGCGAACGCCTCGATCGGCTGGATGCTGACCACGATCGCGGTCGGCATCATGGCGGAGTCGCTCGCCACCATGCAGTTCGGCGGCTTCTCCCGCCCGCTGCCCTCGCCCGGGGTCGCCAGGGCGATCTCGATCTTCGGCGCGGGCGTCTATCCGCAGGAACTCGTCATTCCGGCAGTCGCAGTGCTGGTGATGATCGCGCTCCACGTGATGCAGCGGCACACCCTCGTCGGGCGCGCGATGCAGGCGGTGGCCCACAACCGGCAGGCGGCGGCCCTGATGGGCATCGACGTCGATCGGATCGTGATGTTCTCCTTCGGTCTCGCCGCCCTGTTGGGTGCGGGTGCGGGCGTGCTCGTCGCGCCCGTGATCCAGGCCTCGGCCAGCATGGGCGTGCTGCTCGGACTCAAGGGCTTCGCGGTCGCGATCATCGGCGGCATCACCAGCGGACCCGGTGTCGTCTTGGCCGGCCTCGCCTTCGGCATCATGGAGAAGTTCGTCGAGGGCTACATCTCGACTGCGGCCCGCGAGATCATCGGTTTCAGCGCGATGATCCTCGTGCTCCTCGCCTTCCCTCAGGGCCTGTTCGGCCGCCGGGAGATCTTCAAGGTATGA
- a CDS encoding ABC transporter substrate-binding protein, whose amino-acid sequence MDAHKYLRGLFLAAPLALAVPGTALAEQEPCIGNSAAITGPAAFGGQAIKMGAEIAIDEINAKGGVLGKPLRFVQYDDAGAPPRGVDNTRRIALADKCVVILGGYHSTVSVAQVEPVHAIGIPFVGVLAANTQAIENGRNPNYMFRVSAKDKWVARFLVEQAAKVSKTGKIAFFYENTGWGNGAVPDVKAAIAKAGKDLVATETFNWNDQDMTAQAIRARDSGADVALFWALDREGNQLVRSMDKVGYKPTIIGAWGIAGNLGELAGPLANGVEVVQTYSFMGDLDPKGQALWQKIQAKYGLKDPSQIKMGSGIANAYDAVHIVAQAIEKAGAYDWKKVREALYQVKYDGLVAKYDPAFDASDPERQDAILPSYYKLTVWSDGKLLPIAQTPYGKTN is encoded by the coding sequence ATGGATGCGCACAAGTACTTGCGCGGCCTCTTCCTGGCTGCGCCCTTGGCTCTGGCGGTTCCCGGCACCGCACTCGCGGAGCAGGAGCCCTGCATCGGCAACTCCGCGGCGATCACGGGGCCGGCGGCGTTTGGCGGGCAGGCGATCAAGATGGGAGCCGAGATCGCCATCGACGAGATCAACGCGAAGGGTGGCGTGCTCGGCAAGCCGCTGCGCTTCGTCCAGTACGACGATGCCGGCGCGCCGCCGCGCGGCGTCGACAATACCCGGCGCATCGCGCTGGCCGACAAGTGCGTGGTCATCCTGGGTGGATACCACTCCACCGTTTCCGTGGCGCAAGTGGAACCGGTGCACGCCATCGGTATTCCTTTCGTCGGCGTGCTCGCCGCAAACACGCAAGCGATCGAGAATGGACGCAACCCGAACTACATGTTCCGGGTCTCGGCCAAGGACAAATGGGTCGCACGGTTCCTGGTCGAGCAGGCCGCCAAGGTCTCCAAGACCGGCAAGATCGCATTCTTCTACGAGAACACAGGCTGGGGTAACGGTGCCGTTCCGGACGTCAAGGCGGCAATAGCCAAGGCCGGCAAGGATCTGGTCGCTACCGAAACCTTCAACTGGAACGACCAGGACATGACCGCCCAGGCGATCCGGGCTCGGGATTCCGGTGCCGACGTGGCGCTGTTCTGGGCTCTCGACCGCGAAGGCAACCAGCTTGTCCGCTCGATGGACAAGGTCGGCTACAAGCCCACGATCATCGGCGCCTGGGGCATCGCCGGTAATCTCGGCGAGCTTGCCGGCCCGCTCGCCAACGGCGTCGAGGTCGTGCAGACCTACAGCTTCATGGGCGATCTCGATCCCAAGGGGCAGGCGCTCTGGCAGAAGATCCAGGCGAAGTACGGCCTGAAGGACCCGTCGCAGATCAAGATGGGCTCCGGGATCGCCAACGCCTACGATGCCGTCCACATCGTGGCGCAGGCGATCGAGAAGGCCGGCGCCTACGATTGGAAGAAGGTCCGCGAGGCCCTCTACCAAGTCAAGTACGACGGCCTCGTCGCCAAGTACGACCCGGCCTTCGACGCCTCCGATCCCGAGCGCCAGGACGCGATCCTGCCGAGCTACTACAAGCTGACCGTCTGGTCCGACGGCAAGCTGCTGCCGATCGCGCAGACCCCGTACGGCAAGACGAACTGA
- a CDS encoding LysR family transcriptional regulator codes for MDLRQLRYFAQIAESGNVSRAAEVLRIAQPSLSQQLRNLEDELGVELLFRHARGVTPTELGLKFYDHARRILQEVERAKEVVRSQATSPSGRISVGLPTSACRGLSLPLYRAISEALPNISLHIVEAMSGTLDEWIQSGRLDVALLYDHKAFEHVAWTEMMVEELMFIVPAAHPLASRREISFRQVFNQALPVVLPGRPNVLRTVIEQLAARHDVTPTATDCESLPAIAELVRAQAFATVMPHFALATEIESGEMVAIPIADPTPSWRLSVVVSQRTLNARGSEAVAEVLAGVIGDLVERSVWRARLKPSERLAPLRARA; via the coding sequence ATGGATCTCCGCCAGCTTCGCTACTTCGCGCAGATCGCCGAGAGCGGGAACGTTTCGCGCGCCGCCGAGGTGCTGCGAATCGCCCAGCCTTCGCTCAGCCAGCAGCTGCGCAACCTCGAAGACGAGCTGGGCGTCGAATTGCTGTTCCGCCACGCGCGCGGGGTGACACCGACCGAGCTCGGACTGAAATTCTACGACCATGCGCGACGCATCCTGCAGGAGGTCGAGCGTGCGAAGGAGGTCGTGCGCTCTCAGGCGACAAGCCCGAGCGGGCGCATCTCGGTCGGGTTGCCAACCTCGGCCTGCCGGGGCCTGTCGCTGCCGCTGTACCGGGCGATCTCCGAGGCACTGCCTAACATCAGCCTGCACATCGTAGAAGCGATGAGCGGCACGCTCGACGAGTGGATCCAGTCAGGGCGCCTCGACGTCGCCCTGCTCTACGACCACAAGGCGTTCGAGCACGTGGCCTGGACCGAGATGATGGTCGAAGAGCTCATGTTCATCGTGCCAGCGGCTCATCCGCTCGCCTCCCGCCGCGAGATTTCGTTCCGGCAGGTCTTCAACCAAGCGCTCCCGGTTGTACTCCCGGGCCGACCGAACGTGTTGCGCACCGTCATCGAACAGCTCGCGGCTCGCCATGATGTTACGCCGACGGCAACGGACTGCGAGAGCCTGCCCGCGATCGCGGAGCTCGTGCGCGCTCAGGCCTTCGCGACCGTCATGCCGCATTTCGCATTGGCTACGGAAATCGAGAGCGGCGAGATGGTCGCGATACCGATCGCCGATCCGACGCCATCCTGGAGGCTCTCGGTGGTGGTGTCCCAACGAACCCTGAACGCACGCGGCAGCGAGGCCGTTGCCGAAGTCCTAGCGGGCGTCATCGGCGATCTCGTCGAGCGGTCCGTCTGGCGCGCTCGCCTCAAGCCGTCGGAGCGTCTGGCCCCTTTGCGCGCTCGCGCTTGA
- a CDS encoding EamA family transporter produces MSRLVAFGVMALIWGVTWLPTKIAVQTVPPILLATARFLLSGVLFLVIVRVRRLPLRIPAFGRIVAASLLITTGCYSFVFWGVAHAPSGLSAIVNLSLMPIFLAFIGFLYGQERLSARRVGAIGLGVVGLVLLFSGRAGAAQDGATAVLALLSVAVGTACYAWGSVISRPLTQTMPPLVLAFWETLIGAIGLVPVSLLLEGYDPGRFAAFWDGRVLVCLGVMVIGGSLIAFSIFLWLVRDWGAFHAGLYAFVSPVIAVAIGVLYAHEPFGWAEASGMGIMLAATALALAERSPMQVDQAAS; encoded by the coding sequence GTGAGCCGCCTTGTAGCTTTCGGCGTTATGGCGCTGATCTGGGGGGTGACGTGGTTGCCGACGAAGATCGCTGTGCAGACCGTGCCGCCGATCCTCCTCGCGACGGCGCGCTTCCTCCTCTCCGGCGTCCTGTTCCTCGTCATCGTACGCGTACGGCGCCTGCCACTGCGCATCCCGGCGTTCGGCCGGATCGTCGCCGCCTCGCTCCTCATCACGACCGGATGCTACAGCTTCGTGTTCTGGGGTGTCGCACATGCTCCGAGCGGGTTGTCGGCGATCGTCAATCTGTCGCTGATGCCGATCTTCCTGGCGTTCATCGGTTTCCTCTACGGCCAGGAGCGCCTCAGCGCGCGTCGGGTCGGCGCGATCGGACTCGGTGTCGTCGGGCTCGTGCTCCTGTTCTCAGGCCGCGCCGGGGCCGCGCAAGACGGTGCCACGGCGGTGCTTGCCCTCTTGTCGGTAGCGGTCGGCACGGCCTGCTACGCCTGGGGCTCCGTGATCAGCCGGCCCTTGACGCAGACGATGCCCCCCCTGGTTCTCGCCTTCTGGGAGACGCTCATCGGCGCAATCGGCCTCGTGCCGGTCTCTTTGCTCCTCGAGGGCTACGATCCGGGTCGCTTCGCCGCCTTCTGGGATGGGCGGGTGCTCGTCTGCCTCGGCGTAATGGTGATCGGCGGCTCGCTGATCGCCTTCTCGATCTTCCTCTGGCTGGTGCGGGACTGGGGCGCGTTCCACGCCGGCCTGTACGCCTTCGTCAGCCCGGTGATCGCGGTCGCGATCGGCGTCCTCTACGCACACGAGCCTTTCGGATGGGCGGAGGCATCGGGGATGGGGATCATGCTCGCGGCGACCGCGTTGGCGCTCGCCGAGCGGTCACCTATGCAGGTCGATCAAGCCGCCTCTTGA
- a CDS encoding peptide ABC transporter substrate-binding protein: MDERDLRGLIGRVKDGRLSRRAFVQRMVAVGLTAPMAGLMLAGNGVAMAADTRAGYTPAKAGGGGLLRLLWWQAPTLINPHFAIGTKDQEASRIFYEPLAAWDPDGNLVPVLAATIPSKENGALAADGRSVVWTLKPGVTWHDGKPLTADDLVFTWAYARDPASAAVTIGSYKDCKVEKIDDLSVRVLFDKPTPYWCDAFVGVVGMVLPKHLFGPYSGAKSRDAPQNLAPVGTGPYRFVEFRPGDIVRGERNPEYHLPNRPYFDTVEMKGGGDAVSAARAVLQTGEYDYAWNLQVEDEVLKRLETDGKGRVDVVYGGNLEFLLLNATDPNVEVDGERASITTKHPAFSDPKVCQAMNLLVDRKSIQTYIYGRTGKPTANTVNGPERFVSQNTRFAFDPAKANALLDEAGWKKGSDGIRAKDGRKLKLLFQTSINAPRQKTQAIIKQAAAKAGIEIELKSVTGSVFFSSDPANPDTYPHFYADMEMYTNNMTQADPAIWLLQYVSWEVAAQANKWQGRNVVRWRNDAYDKAYNAAQSELDPVKRAALLITCNDLAVSENVLPLIHRAKVSAAGAKLVAPQSGWDNDLSFLPDWYREA, from the coding sequence ATGGACGAGCGGGATCTGCGCGGACTCATCGGGCGGGTGAAGGACGGCCGCCTGTCGCGGCGCGCCTTCGTGCAGCGGATGGTGGCTGTCGGCCTCACCGCGCCCATGGCCGGTCTGATGCTGGCCGGGAACGGGGTTGCGATGGCGGCCGATACCCGGGCCGGCTACACGCCGGCCAAGGCCGGCGGTGGCGGCCTCCTGCGACTCCTCTGGTGGCAGGCGCCGACGCTGATCAACCCCCATTTCGCCATCGGCACCAAGGATCAGGAAGCCTCGCGGATCTTCTACGAGCCGCTCGCCGCCTGGGATCCGGACGGCAACCTCGTGCCGGTGCTGGCCGCCACGATCCCGTCGAAGGAGAACGGGGCGCTCGCCGCCGACGGCCGCTCGGTGGTCTGGACGCTCAAGCCCGGCGTGACGTGGCACGACGGCAAGCCGCTCACCGCCGACGACCTCGTGTTCACCTGGGCGTACGCCCGCGACCCCGCCTCCGCGGCGGTGACGATCGGCTCCTACAAGGATTGCAAGGTCGAGAAGATCGACGACCTCAGCGTCCGGGTGCTGTTCGACAAGCCGACGCCCTACTGGTGCGACGCCTTCGTGGGCGTCGTCGGGATGGTGCTGCCGAAGCACCTGTTCGGACCCTACAGCGGCGCCAAGTCCCGGGACGCGCCGCAGAACCTCGCCCCCGTGGGCACCGGCCCGTACCGGTTCGTGGAGTTCCGGCCCGGCGACATCGTCCGCGGCGAGCGCAATCCCGAGTACCACCTGCCGAACCGGCCGTATTTCGACACGGTCGAGATGAAAGGCGGCGGCGACGCGGTCTCGGCCGCCCGGGCCGTGCTCCAGACCGGCGAGTACGACTACGCCTGGAACCTCCAAGTCGAGGACGAGGTGCTGAAGCGCCTGGAGACGGACGGCAAGGGCCGGGTCGACGTGGTCTACGGCGGGAACCTTGAGTTCCTGCTGCTCAACGCCACCGACCCGAACGTCGAGGTCGACGGCGAGCGCGCCTCGATCACCACCAAGCACCCCGCCTTCTCCGACCCGAAGGTGTGCCAGGCGATGAACCTCCTGGTCGACCGCAAGTCGATCCAGACCTACATCTACGGCCGCACCGGCAAGCCCACCGCCAACACGGTCAACGGCCCGGAGCGCTTCGTCTCGCAGAACACGCGCTTCGCCTTCGACCCGGCCAAGGCCAACGCGCTCCTCGACGAGGCCGGCTGGAAGAAGGGCTCCGACGGCATCCGCGCCAAGGACGGCAGGAAGCTCAAGCTGCTGTTCCAGACCTCGATCAACGCCCCGCGCCAGAAGACCCAGGCGATCATCAAGCAGGCGGCCGCGAAGGCCGGCATCGAGATCGAGCTGAAATCGGTGACCGGCTCGGTGTTCTTCTCCTCCGATCCGGCCAACCCCGACACCTACCCACATTTCTACGCCGACATGGAGATGTATACCAACAACATGACCCAAGCCGATCCGGCGATCTGGCTGCTCCAGTATGTCTCGTGGGAAGTCGCGGCGCAGGCCAACAAGTGGCAGGGCCGCAACGTCGTGCGCTGGCGCAACGACGCCTACGACAAAGCCTACAACGCCGCCCAGAGCGAGCTCGACCCGGTCAAGCGGGCGGCTCTGCTGATCACCTGCAACGACCTCGCGGTCTCCGAGAACGTGCTGCCGCTGATCCACCGGGCGAAGGTCTCGGCCGCTGGCGCCAAGCTCGTCGCCCCGCAGAGCGGCTGGGACAACGACCTGTCGTTCCTGCCCGACTGGTACCGGGAGGCCTGA